In Heyndrickxia vini, the sequence AGCGCTATACTTGGATTAATTTTCTCCATGTTTAGCAGCTTATCATTTACAATATCGTAATTTTTACCAACTGCTGAATTTTTTCTAATTTCTTCATCTAATGCTTGCAAATCAGTTTTTACACGTTGTAATTCTTCTTTTGCATGACCATTTCGAATTTCATTATCAATTCCACCCACTAAAAATGGGTAATTATCTAAGTATCGTTCAAGATCAAAACTATAGGATAGATGTGTTTCAGATTTTGTTGGGCTATTTAATTTGAGGTCAAACATACTAAAATAGAATGATTGCAGTACTGGCCAAACTGAAATGACTAATATTAAGATTAATGCTGGCGCAATTAACGAATAGGCCATGAATTTTTCAGTCGACTTTTTCTTTACCTTCCCCTTCTTTTGGTCGCTTTTATGGTATTTGCTCATTTTTTCACTCCCTTAAACAAAAGCTCAATTCACATTAGTAGCTTTAGAGGTGGATTCTCATTCTGCAAAACACTTCTATTAACCTATTAATAAGGTATTAGCCTCCAAACGAAGGCTAATACAATAAAATCCACGTTATTTTATCAACTTTTCGTTCATTTCCTTTTCCATATTTTTCACAGATTCTTCAACCGTTTGTTTACCTGCGATTGCCTTTGAAACCTGAATTTGAATGATCTCAGAAATTTCTTGATAATTTGGCGCAACAGGACGTGCTACAGCAGCGTTTAAACCAGCTTGGAAGTTTTTATCTGCAAAAGTAGGGTTTGCATCAAGTACTTCTTTGTCTTCAAATAGTTTAGTAATTGTTGGTGCGTGCCCACCGTAAATTGCATCAATTTTTTGGCCTTCGGCACCTGCCATGAACTTTAAGAATTCCCAAGCTTCTTTCGGATGTTTACTGTACTTGTTGATACCAGCCATCCAACCGCCAAGTGCTGCTGCAGATCCTGCATCACCAGCCGGAAGTGGAGCAATCGCTACTTTACCCGCAATTTTTGACTTTTCAGAATCATTTGCACTTGCATATTCATATGGCCAGTTACGAAGGTAAGGAGTTTGCCCTTCGATAAATGCTTGGTCGGATTCAATCTCTGTAAATGTAGTTACATTTCCGGGAACTACTTTAGATGTTGCTACTTCTACTAACTTCTTCAGACCCTTGATTGCCTCGGGGCTATTGATGACCACTTCATTTTTTTCATTAATAAATTTACCACCGTAGGCTGCTACAAATTCAATCGCATTACAAACTAAACCTTCATACTGTTTTGCTTGCATCACATAACCAAATTTTGTACCGCCTTTGCCTTTCTTTTCTTTCGCACTTGCTAGAAGTTCATCCCATGTTTTAGGAACTTCATCCTTTTTCACTAAATCGGTTCGGTAGAAAAGAAGTCCTGCATCAATAAACTTTGGTAATGCCCATTGTTTTCCGTTAAATTGAGCGGCAGAAAGGGCACCTTGGTTGTATTCATTTAAATCAATGCCATCTTGTTGGATAAAACGATCTAGAGGTAATACATAATCTGCTTGAGCAAATTCAGCCGGCCAAACAACATCCATATCAAAAACATCAATTTCCGAGGATTTTCCATTGAATGCTGTAATATAAGCATCATGCTGTTGTCCGGAATCCGCTGGCTTTTCATCAAATTTAACTTTGATGTTTGGATGTGCTTTTTCAAAAGCCTCTACCATTTTAGTCGTACCTTTTGTAACGTCCTTCCCTCTGGCATAAACGATGGTTACCTTTTCATCTTTATCTTTGCTCTTTCCATCTGTTTTATCGGTAGATGCATCTTTACTAGAACATGCACCAAGTGCTAGGGATAATGACATTGCCACAGCTAGAAACTTCATCTTCTTTGCTTTTTTCATACTGCTCCTCCTCTTTTTGAATCCGTATTGGTATACCTTTCATATCACGTGGAAGCCCTTACAATTAGCTGCAAAGATAGTAAACTATCGAACTCATTTTCTTGATTTTTCTTTTCAATAATATCCATCATGAGTTTACTTGCCTTATGTCCAATTTCTAGTATTGGTTGTTTAATCGTCGTAATTTGCGGCTCAATCATTTCAGCTATTGGCTGATCATCAAAACCAATCACAGCAATATCTTCCGGAACACGTAATCCATTAGCTTTTGCCTCAGTAATTACTCCTGCAGCAACCATATCACTTCCCGTAAAAATAGCTGTAGGACGTTCCTTAAGACTAAGCATTTTTCTTAATGTCATTTTACCGCCTTCAATATCCGTATCTTCTCTTATGATAAATTCTTCTCTGACCGGTATGTTATATTCCGCAAGTGCCATTTTATAACCTAATTCTCTCTCCATTGTTAGCTTGCTAAAATTTTTTCCATATTTTGCTTTGCAATAGGCTATTTTTGTATGTCCTTTTTCAATCAAGTGTCGGGTCCCGATATAACCACCGTAAACTTGATCTAACCGAACAGTTGGGACATTCGCTCGGGTCTCAAATTCATTGCAGAGGACAATCGGACCAAATTCGCTGAAACCTTCAATTTTATTCCAGTCGTTTTCAATAGAGGTTAAAATAATTCCATCCACTTGCTTTGTTTTTAACAGATTTAAAAAATATATTTCTTTTTCTTGGCTGTACCGTGTTTGACAAACGAGTAAATGATACCCACGTTCATTTGCCACCGTGTCAATTCCTTCTAATAAATAGGCAAAAAAAGGATTTGTTAATATTGGAACTAAAACAGCAATCGTTTCTGTTTTCTGGCTTCTAAGCTTTTGTGCGGTTGAGTTTGGGTAATAATGCAATGCCTCCATTGCTTCTTTTACTAATTTCTTTTTCTCATCGGAAACATAAGGATGATCGTTAATTACCCTAGAAACAGTAGCACGCGATAAGCCAGCAAGTTTTGCTACATCGGCAATTGTTGCCAACTACTATCCCCCCTATTCTCTCCCTCCTTCGACATATGATAAATACACAAAGGACTGAAATCGATTTCATGAAATCGGTTTCATGAATTATTTTAATAATTCTGAATCAATTTTTCAACAGTTATTTTTAAATTTTTAAAAATTTTTTGAAAACAACCCATTGACTGTAAGACGAAACTTTAACGATTATCTCCAAATTTCCCAACCTGTCATTTTCCCCGAACAATGCAATTTTTATGTATAATTGTTATAACTTCTACCGTTATTGGCGAAGATTTTATTAAAACAGGAGGAAAAAATGATGCTTCGTTTTATTATTTTAGTAGCTTGTATATGTTTATTCATTTTTTCCTGGCCAACGATTGATAAAAAGCTAGAAAAAACCGAATATCATGAGACGATTGATTTGATTGAATCTAAAGTTAAGAATTTTGATATAAAACCTATCGTCAATAAGTTTCAACACATATTAAATAATTTAGGTATTGAAAAAAATGAACAATTGCAAAAACAACCGAAATCGGAAGAAAAACGAAATGAGAAGGTTTCATTGAAAACACCAACTTCTCACATGTTTTCCATTCATAATATTGAACTCGGTGACAGCAAAAAAAATGTTGAGAAACAAGTGGGGATAGCAAGGCGTGCATCGATGAACGAATACGGAACGAAATGGTTTGCTTATCATGAAAACTACCATTATTTTTTCATGGCAATGTATGATGAAAATCATCGAGTAACCGGATTATACTCGAATCAAAATTTATTAACATCTACTAATGGTATTAAAATAGGTGTGTCAAAAAAATCAGTTCGTTCTAAACTTGGCGATCCTTTATCAGGAATCCGCAAAGGATTTATCATGTATCAATTTCAAAAAAATAGTGAATATGATGTATTTCTAATTGATAATATGTATGTAACGATTTTTTATGACAAATATTCGGATAATACTGTTACAGCTATCCAATTGATAAGTAAAAATGTTGAACAACAGAAAAAGGACTATTATACGAAGGCGAATCAAAAGTTAGAGGAAGGGTTTGAATATCAATTATTTGATTTAACAAATGCATCACGGGTTAACCATCAACTTCCAATTTTATCATGGGATCAGCATGTCAAAATAACAGCGCAGAATCATAGTAAGGATATGGCTGAACATCAGTTCTTTGATCACACTAATCTTAAAGGCCAATCACCATTTGACCGTATGAATCAAGATAATATAAGCTTCCT encodes:
- a CDS encoding ABC transporter substrate-binding protein encodes the protein MKKAKKMKFLAVAMSLSLALGACSSKDASTDKTDGKSKDKDEKVTIVYARGKDVTKGTTKMVEAFEKAHPNIKVKFDEKPADSGQQHDAYITAFNGKSSEIDVFDMDVVWPAEFAQADYVLPLDRFIQQDGIDLNEYNQGALSAAQFNGKQWALPKFIDAGLLFYRTDLVKKDEVPKTWDELLASAKEKKGKGGTKFGYVMQAKQYEGLVCNAIEFVAAYGGKFINEKNEVVINSPEAIKGLKKLVEVATSKVVPGNVTTFTEIESDQAFIEGQTPYLRNWPYEYASANDSEKSKIAGKVAIAPLPAGDAGSAAALGGWMAGINKYSKHPKEAWEFLKFMAGAEGQKIDAIYGGHAPTITKLFEDKEVLDANPTFADKNFQAGLNAAVARPVAPNYQEISEIIQIQVSKAIAGKQTVEESVKNMEKEMNEKLIK
- a CDS encoding LacI family DNA-binding transcriptional regulator, translated to MATIADVAKLAGLSRATVSRVINDHPYVSDEKKKLVKEAMEALHYYPNSTAQKLRSQKTETIAVLVPILTNPFFAYLLEGIDTVANERGYHLLVCQTRYSQEKEIYFLNLLKTKQVDGIILTSIENDWNKIEGFSEFGPIVLCNEFETRANVPTVRLDQVYGGYIGTRHLIEKGHTKIAYCKAKYGKNFSKLTMERELGYKMALAEYNIPVREEFIIREDTDIEGGKMTLRKMLSLKERPTAIFTGSDMVAAGVITEAKANGLRVPEDIAVIGFDDQPIAEMIEPQITTIKQPILEIGHKASKLMMDIIEKKNQENEFDSLLSLQLIVRAST
- a CDS encoding CAP-associated domain-containing protein; translated protein: MLRFIILVACICLFIFSWPTIDKKLEKTEYHETIDLIESKVKNFDIKPIVNKFQHILNNLGIEKNEQLQKQPKSEEKRNEKVSLKTPTSHMFSIHNIELGDSKKNVEKQVGIARRASMNEYGTKWFAYHENYHYFFMAMYDENHRVTGLYSNQNLLTSTNGIKIGVSKKSVRSKLGDPLSGIRKGFIMYQFQKNSEYDVFLIDNMYVTIFYDKYSDNTVTAIQLISKNVEQQKKDYYTKANQKLEEGFEYQLFDLTNASRVNHQLPILSWDQHVKITAQNHSKDMAEHQFFDHTNLKGQSPFDRMNQDNISFLLAGENIAYGQLSSIFAHEGLMNSLGHRKNILLKGYKYLGIGVAFNEDSQPFYTQDFYAK